From a single Eriocheir sinensis breed Jianghai 21 chromosome 18, ASM2467909v1, whole genome shotgun sequence genomic region:
- the LOC127000416 gene encoding uncharacterized protein LOC127000416 isoform X2, with amino-acid sequence MDESDVYRLLKEQIKDTKEKEGRKIYNIVCQEERQKAKQDFRMFSIGRRHPANPPLSTKYVILLEETGAGKTTNINSVVNYLFGVKFDDPFRLEVEEKIEDGRLETATHTDIKTVYTVHYQEGMKHKYNFVFIVTPGLADTKEQEQRQKNLPEEIKPDLKIIVSAPPAQDTESPDAVVRDTEISFRIKSDNGCPLSPQKTDDMYDPRNQWKKVTEEYDTFINALIARPSENLGSRDEKEEELERGTHVHYCKECNKICWTCSKKNCMIVIPVLHTALTVGHTVSSSMGLVCAAAGTVENNAIVSSAASLGAGIFAGIFTYIIGHMGNAGRRCNDSQCNHPLSRHVKKPIKGTKRTQDNEIIDEDIKKKRSKPSPENPMPTSNLLKGNKKL; translated from the exons ATGGATGAGTCAGATGTATACCGGCTCTTAAAGGAACAGATTAAAGATACCAAGGAGAAAGAGGGTCGCAAAATATACAACATTGTCTGCCAAGAGGAGAGGCAGAAAGCAAAGCAAGACTTCAGAATGTTCAGCATCGGCCGCCGCCATCCAGCTAATCCACCCCTCAGCACCAAGTATGTGATTCTGCTGGAGGAGACAGGTGCAGGAAAGACCACCAATATCAACAGTGTGGTCAACTATCTCTTTGGAGTAAAGTTTGACGACCCTTTTCGGttggaagtagaggaaaagatcGAAGATGGTCGCCTGGAGACGGCCACCCACACAGACATCAAAACTGTGTACACTGTTCACTACCAGGAAGGGATGAAGCACAAGTACAACTTTGTGTTCATCGTCACCCCCGGCCTGGCCGACACGAAAGAGCAAGAACAGCGACAG AAGAACTTGCCTGAGGAAATAAAGCCAGATCTAAAGATTATAGTTTCTGCACCTCCTGCCCAGGACACAGAATCGCCTGATGCTGTAGTGAGAGATACTGAAATATCTTTCAGAATAAAATCTGACAATGgttgccccctctccccccaaaaAACAGATGACATGTACGACCCCCGCAACCAGTGGAAAAAAGTGACTGAAGAGTATGACACTTTTATTAATGCTTTAATTGCACGACCATCTGAGAACTTAGGGAGtagggacgagaaggaagaggaacttgAAAGAGGCACTCATGTACACTACTGTAAAGAATGCAATAAGATTTGCTGGACCTGCAGCAAGAAAAACTGCATGATTGTTATACCAGTTTTACATACTGCTCTGACAGTGGGACACACAGTTTCGAGTAGTATGGGATTAGTTTGCGCCGCCGCAGGAACTGTGGAAAACAATGCAATTGTTTCATCTGCAGCTAGTTTGGGGGCAGGTATTTTTGCAGGGATTTTCACTTATATAATAGGACACATGGGAAATGCAGGACGGAGGTGTAACGACAGTCAATGCAACCATCCTCTCTCTAGGCACGTCAAAAAACCAATAAAGGGAACAAAAAGAACTCAAGATAACGAAATCATTGATgaggatataaagaaaaaaaggagtaaaccGTCTCCGGAAAATCCGATGCCAACATCAAACTTATTGAAGGGGAACAAAAAGCTTTGA
- the LOC127000416 gene encoding uncharacterized protein LOC127000416 isoform X1, whose product MDESDVYRLLKEQIKDTKEKEGRKIYNIVCQEERQKAKQDFRMFSIGRRHPANPPLSTKYVILLEETGAGKTTNINSVVNYLFGVKFDDPFRLEVEEKIEDGRLETATHTDIKTVYTVHYQEGMKHKYNFVFIVTPGLADTKEQEQRQVIMQILQTFASDFGVGYLNCLGIITKGNKCILTDFQKNLPEEIKPDLKIIVSAPPAQDTESPDAVVRDTEISFRIKSDNGCPLSPQKTDDMYDPRNQWKKVTEEYDTFINALIARPSENLGSRDEKEEELERGTHVHYCKECNKICWTCSKKNCMIVIPVLHTALTVGHTVSSSMGLVCAAAGTVENNAIVSSAASLGAGIFAGIFTYIIGHMGNAGRRCNDSQCNHPLSRHVKKPIKGTKRTQDNEIIDEDIKKKRSKPSPENPMPTSNLLKGNKKL is encoded by the coding sequence ATGGATGAGTCAGATGTATACCGGCTCTTAAAGGAACAGATTAAAGATACCAAGGAGAAAGAGGGTCGCAAAATATACAACATTGTCTGCCAAGAGGAGAGGCAGAAAGCAAAGCAAGACTTCAGAATGTTCAGCATCGGCCGCCGCCATCCAGCTAATCCACCCCTCAGCACCAAGTATGTGATTCTGCTGGAGGAGACAGGTGCAGGAAAGACCACCAATATCAACAGTGTGGTCAACTATCTCTTTGGAGTAAAGTTTGACGACCCTTTTCGGttggaagtagaggaaaagatcGAAGATGGTCGCCTGGAGACGGCCACCCACACAGACATCAAAACTGTGTACACTGTTCACTACCAGGAAGGGATGAAGCACAAGTACAACTTTGTGTTCATCGTCACCCCCGGCCTGGCCGACACGAAAGAGCAAGAACAGCGACAGGTAATCATGCAGATCTTACAAACTTTCGCATCAGATTTTGGCGTTGGGTATTTGAATTGTCTTGGCATTATTACAAAAGGCAATAAATGCATACTTACTGATTTTCAGAAGAACTTGCCTGAGGAAATAAAGCCAGATCTAAAGATTATAGTTTCTGCACCTCCTGCCCAGGACACAGAATCGCCTGATGCTGTAGTGAGAGATACTGAAATATCTTTCAGAATAAAATCTGACAATGgttgccccctctccccccaaaaAACAGATGACATGTACGACCCCCGCAACCAGTGGAAAAAAGTGACTGAAGAGTATGACACTTTTATTAATGCTTTAATTGCACGACCATCTGAGAACTTAGGGAGtagggacgagaaggaagaggaacttgAAAGAGGCACTCATGTACACTACTGTAAAGAATGCAATAAGATTTGCTGGACCTGCAGCAAGAAAAACTGCATGATTGTTATACCAGTTTTACATACTGCTCTGACAGTGGGACACACAGTTTCGAGTAGTATGGGATTAGTTTGCGCCGCCGCAGGAACTGTGGAAAACAATGCAATTGTTTCATCTGCAGCTAGTTTGGGGGCAGGTATTTTTGCAGGGATTTTCACTTATATAATAGGACACATGGGAAATGCAGGACGGAGGTGTAACGACAGTCAATGCAACCATCCTCTCTCTAGGCACGTCAAAAAACCAATAAAGGGAACAAAAAGAACTCAAGATAACGAAATCATTGATgaggatataaagaaaaaaaggagtaaaccGTCTCCGGAAAATCCGATGCCAACATCAAACTTATTGAAGGGGAACAAAAAGCTTTGA